The nucleotide sequence TTTTTTCAATGGGGATTCCTTTTTGGATTTTTCACCTGAGAAGAAAAAAAAGGACCGGAGTCAGTCATTATAACTTTGCTTCAAGTAATGTAATGATTTTAGCATTGGTTTCCATAGTTACAATTTCCATTCAAATGGGTATTACAACTCCAATTATAAATCTGTTTCCGATGCCCGAATTTATAAAGAAAGCGTTTATCGAAATGGGACAGCAAAACGGAGTATTTGGATTTGTACTTATTGTAATTGCAGCACCAATAATTGAAGAACTGATTTTTAGAGGAATTATTCTGCATGGACTTTTGAAAAGATATAGTCCTGTTAAATCTATAATTGTTTCCAGCATACTTTTTGGAATTGCACATTTAAATCCATGGCAGTTTATAGCAGCATTTATTATTGGCGTTTTTTCGGGGTGGGTATATTTTAAAACGAATAAGATTTTATTATCAATAATCATTCATTCGGTTAATAACTTAGTCGGCTTTCTCAGTATGTATATTATGGATACAGAAACACTAATGGATATTTCATTAACTGATTTTTACGGCGGAAATTTAAACTTAATTCTGGTTATCGTCGTTTCTGTTATTCTTGCTTTATCCTGTATTTATCTACTTAATACTGAATTTGAAAAAGAAAAGGAAGACGGAATTACTCAAAACGAAACAGCGTTTAATGAATAGTCCATGGATGAATGATAAATCAAAAATTGAAATAACTTTCTACCTTTGCGAAAAATAGAAGCTATGCATCCATTACATCAATTCAACTATTGCCCTAAATGCGGTTCCGGCGAATTTGCTGAAAATAACGAGAAGTCCAAGCGTTGTCATTCTTGCGGATTTGTTTATTATTTCAATCCTTCGGCTGCTGTGGCCTGCTTTATACGTAATGAGAAAGGAGAACTGCTGTTTGTAAAACGCGCCAAAGATCCGGCCAAGGGAACGTTGGATTTGCCCGGTGGATTTGTTGATTTGCATGAAACTGCCGAAGAAGCTGCGCGCAGGGAAGTGAAAGAGGAGACGGGGCTTGATATTGAATCTTGTTTGTACTTGTTTTCTATTCCTAACATTTATCCTTATTCCGGATTTGACGTCCATACAGAAGATTTGTTTTTTGAATGTAATGCGCATTCGTTTGACGACCTTGCAGCTGCAGATGATGCCTCTGAAATTGTTATCCTCTCATTGAAAGATGTTAATGCCGATTTGTTTGGTCTTCAATCGATTAAGAAAGGGGTTGAAAGGTATTGTGCCCATTATTAATTCTTTTTACAAACTTCTTAGTTTTTTATTTGGGCTCTATTCTCTATCTTTGCCTATCAGAACTATCAGGCACCATTCTGTGCCTGTACAAAAAGCAATGGAGTAATGAAAAGAATACTAATTCCGCTGTGTATAGTTGTAGGCTCTCACGCGGCCACCGGGCAACGATCTTATCAGTTTGAGTCGCCCGAACGACTTTTTATTGAAGGAAAAGAGATGTTCATTTTAAAGAACTATCCGGGTTGCATGGACAAGCTCGAAGCGTACAAGAAACAGGCGAAGGATGCCGATCTGATTCAGGAATCCGATTATATGTTGGCTTGTGCCGCTTTTGAACAGGGAAAAGAAAATGCGCCGGATGTGTTGAAGGAATATATGGAAAAGTATCCGGATACACGTCATGGTGATGAGATGCATTACCTGATAGCATCATCTCATTTTGACCGTAAAGAGTACGAAAAGGCAGTATATTGGTTTAAGGAATCGACCATCGAGATGCTTAGTCCGGCTCAGCAGGAGACTTATAGTTTCAGATATGCCTATTCATTGCTTCAGACTGGAGAGATGGAAAAAGCCCGCGGGTACTTTACTCGCCTGAAGCAAATAGGGGCAACCTATAATGATGCAGGAGCCTATTATGTTGCTTATATCGATTATGCTTCCGGAAAATATAATAATGCGCTTGTTGAGTTTAACCGTCTTAAAGACAAGCCCGAATATGCACTGCAGTCATCGTATTATATAACTCAGATCTATTTTATTCAGCGTAAGTACGAGAAGACGATTGCCGAAGGAGAAGTCCTTTTGCAGAATTATCCACACAGTGAAAATAATACGGAGGTGCACCGAATTTTGGGTAATTCATACTATCATATGGGTAACCCGGATAAGGCAATTGCAAATTTAAGCAAATATGTTTCGGATGCGGAAGAACCTCTTCGCGCCGATTTGTATATATTGGGAGTTTGTTATTTTAATAAAGCCAGCTATAACAGTGCGGTAGATTGTTTTGGTCGGATTGTTCGCGAGCCAGATGCGCTTACTCAGAATGCCTATCTGTATCTTGGGCAGTCTTACTTAAAATTGAACGACAGGAATAATGCCCGTATGGCATTTGAAGCAGCGGCTACAACTTCGTTCGACAAACAGGTGAAGGAGGCGGCCATGTATAATTATGCCTTGCTTATTCATCAAACTTCGTTTACAGGTTTTGGAGAGTCGGTAACCATTTTTGAAAACTTCCTGAATGAATTTCCCAACTCGTCCTACTCGGATAAAGTAAACGATTATCTGGTTGAAGTATACCTTACTACCAAAGATTATCGCTCTGCACTTGCTTCCATCGAAAAGATTAAGCGTCCAAGTACCCGGATTCTGGAAGCCAAGCAGGATATTCTTTTTCAATTGGGTACACAATCGTTTACAAATGTAAAATTGGATGAGGCTGTCGATTTGTTTAACCGTGCTATTTCGCTAGGTTCCTATAACCTTGAAGCACGGAATGATGCTTATTTCTGGCGGGGTGAATGTTACTATCGCCAGGGTGAATATACCAAAGCTGAATCCGATTACAGAACTTATTTGAATAATACCCAGCAGAAAAATACAGACATGTATGCGCTGGCTCAGTATAACCTGGGTTACTGCTACTTTAAAGAAAAGCAATATGCGGATGCGTTAAGTCGATTCAGGCAGTATGTGCAACAGGAAAGCAACAGTCAGCTTCCATCTTATGCCGATGCTTACAACCGTATAGGAGACTGTCTATTCCAAAGCCGTCAGTTTGCCCAGGCAGAGGAGAGTTACAGCCGTGCGGCAACTCTGCAGCCTTCAGCTGCCGATTATGCTGTATATCAGAAAGGATTCCTATTGGGACTTCAGAAAGATTATAAGGGGAAAATCAGTTCAATGGATCGTCTTGTGCGCGAATTCCCCGAATCCCCCTACGTGGACGACGCGTTGTTTGAAAAAGGACGTGCCTATGTGATGCTTGATAATAGTAATGGGGCTGCTGATGCTTTTGAACAAGTTATCAGTAAGTTTCCGCAAAGCACCCAGGCCCGTAAAGCAGGTATTCAGTTAGGATTACTCTATTTTAATGCGAATCAGCCCGAGAAAGCATCTGCAGCTTACAAGTCAGTTATAGATAATTATCCGGGAAGCGACGAAGCAAAAGTTGCTTTGCAAGATTTGAAATCGGTATATCTGGATCTAAATGATATCAGTTCGTACGCTGCTTATGTAAATTCATTGGGTGGCAATGTCCGTTTTGATGTGAGTGAGCAAGATTCGCTGACCTATCTGGCCGCCGAAAAACTTTTCATGAAGGGAGATAATTCCGGAGCCAAAAAGAGTCTTACTAATTACT is from uncultured Macellibacteroides sp. and encodes:
- a CDS encoding type II CAAX endopeptidase family protein, encoding MTEPNEICYPNIKQSWGILGIVILFCILFAPANLLLNKLVGKELTFLIYYLFSMGIPFWIFHLRRKKRTGVSHYNFASSNVMILALVSIVTISIQMGITTPIINLFPMPEFIKKAFIEMGQQNGVFGFVLIVIAAPIIEELIFRGIILHGLLKRYSPVKSIIVSSILFGIAHLNPWQFIAAFIIGVFSGWVYFKTNKILLSIIIHSVNNLVGFLSMYIMDTETLMDISLTDFYGGNLNLILVIVVSVILALSCIYLLNTEFEKEKEDGITQNETAFNE
- a CDS encoding NUDIX domain-containing protein, whose protein sequence is MHPLHQFNYCPKCGSGEFAENNEKSKRCHSCGFVYYFNPSAAVACFIRNEKGELLFVKRAKDPAKGTLDLPGGFVDLHETAEEAARREVKEETGLDIESCLYLFSIPNIYPYSGFDVHTEDLFFECNAHSFDDLAAADDASEIVILSLKDVNADLFGLQSIKKGVERYCAHY
- a CDS encoding tetratricopeptide repeat protein, with amino-acid sequence MKRILIPLCIVVGSHAATGQRSYQFESPERLFIEGKEMFILKNYPGCMDKLEAYKKQAKDADLIQESDYMLACAAFEQGKENAPDVLKEYMEKYPDTRHGDEMHYLIASSHFDRKEYEKAVYWFKESTIEMLSPAQQETYSFRYAYSLLQTGEMEKARGYFTRLKQIGATYNDAGAYYVAYIDYASGKYNNALVEFNRLKDKPEYALQSSYYITQIYFIQRKYEKTIAEGEVLLQNYPHSENNTEVHRILGNSYYHMGNPDKAIANLSKYVSDAEEPLRADLYILGVCYFNKASYNSAVDCFGRIVREPDALTQNAYLYLGQSYLKLNDRNNARMAFEAAATTSFDKQVKEAAMYNYALLIHQTSFTGFGESVTIFENFLNEFPNSSYSDKVNDYLVEVYLTTKDYRSALASIEKIKRPSTRILEAKQDILFQLGTQSFTNVKLDEAVDLFNRAISLGSYNLEARNDAYFWRGECYYRQGEYTKAESDYRTYLNNTQQKNTDMYALAQYNLGYCYFKEKQYADALSRFRQYVQQESNSQLPSYADAYNRIGDCLFQSRQFAQAEESYSRAATLQPSAADYAVYQKGFLLGLQKDYKGKISSMDRLVREFPESPYVDDALFEKGRAYVMLDNSNGAADAFEQVISKFPQSTQARKAGIQLGLLYFNANQPEKASAAYKSVIDNYPGSDEAKVALQDLKSVYLDLNDISSYAAYVNSLGGNVRFDVSEQDSLTYLAAEKLFMKGDNSGAKKSLTNYLQSFPDGAFSTNANYYLGSVAFNNKEYDEAKQLFKVVLASGDTKFAESASARKAEIEYMQEDYVAALESFKHLKAVAESKDNKDAAKLGIMRCAQYTGKHQDALSGAEELLKDPKLSPELSAEARYIRAKANIALKQPAKAMTDLQTISKDTRTVHGAEAKYLLSQLYFNNKENAKAEKELMNFIENGTPHQYWLARGFILLADIYISQNDDFQARQYLTSLQNNYKGTDDIAGMIENRLSKLKK